The following proteins are encoded in a genomic region of Fervidobacterium pennivorans DSM 9078:
- a CDS encoding nucleotidyltransferase family protein encodes MKRQEDILKILTEQKQYLVQNFGVEEIALFGSYARGEENEESDIDILVQFKEGYKTFDNYMDLKFYLEELFGKTVDLVIKSAIKPRLKPYILEEAKYV; translated from the coding sequence ATGAAAAGGCAAGAAGATATTCTCAAAATACTGACTGAACAAAAACAATACCTTGTCCAAAATTTTGGCGTAGAAGAAATTGCACTCTTTGGCTCGTACGCGAGAGGTGAGGAGAACGAAGAGAGTGACATCGACATTTTGGTTCAATTTAAAGAAGGCTATAAAACATTCGATAACTACATGGACCTAAAATTCTACCTTGAAGAACTTTTCGGAAAAACCGTCGACCTTGTTATCAAATCTGCTATAAAACCGCGACTAAAACCATACATTTTGGAGGAAGCAAAATATGTCTAA